The Halioglobus maricola genome segment CCAGGGCCTCAATAGCTGCGGGCAGGCTGGCGTAGTTGAACTCACTGCTCTCTTGCAGGAGCGCGTCGATGGCGCTCTTGTTGCGCTCGATCAGGCTTTCGATGGCGGGCTTGATGTGATCCACCTCAATAGTGGAGAACGGGGGAAGAGAGTGGCTTTGCAGAAGGGGATTGGTCATTGCAGGGGTGTCCGGCTGAATGAATTGCGTCTTATAGAACTCTGGGGGCAAGTAGAGCCTTTTACAAGTTCCGGGCGTTGTTAAAGCAGTTCCCAGGCGGCGACCGGCTCATAGCTCACCCCAGTGCGCCCCTGGCGTGATTCGAACAGGGCGAAGTGATCCAGGCTAAGCTCGAAGTCGGGTGCGAGTATCGGCGCCGGCGGTGGTGCATCACAACCGCGATAGAGGGTGATGTGGGGGCGGTATTCTCCCCGATTGCGCTTGCAGCCCTCGGCCACGCCCAATTGGTCGAGCTTGTGCGCGAGTTGATCGAGTTCTCTGGGCCACCGGTCTGGTCCAAGCCAGCAGATCCGCGGTTTGGACCAATAGCCGGGTTCGGTGAGTCCGAGCTCCAGCGTAGACGGAGCACCCGCGTCCAGTGTGTTGTCCACGGCGCTGCACAGCCGATCCAGTCGCTGCTGGCTCACCTCGCCGAGAAACGCCAGGGTAATATGGAAGTTCGC includes the following:
- the thpR gene encoding RNA 2',3'-cyclic phosphodiesterase; amino-acid sequence: MRLFFALEPSPEDARAIAEWRERYLPAQGRAVPAANFHITLAFLGEVSQQRLDRLCSAVDNTLDAGAPSTLELGLTEPGYWSKPRICWLGPDRWPRELDQLAHKLDQLGVAEGCKRNRGEYRPHITLYRGCDAPPPAPILAPDFELSLDHFALFESRQGRTGVSYEPVAAWELL